The region GGCGTTACTGTTGCCATTCCAATCCATGGGAACGTTGATTTAAAAATAGGCCTCCTTAAGACAATCATGAGACAAACAAATCTACAGGAAAATGATTTGTTGTAATTTTTTTTGCGGCAAGCATCATCAGGATTTAAATTTTATAGAAGAACAGGAGGAGCAAATCCAGCAGTTATTCATACTTCAGTTGAGAGAAGCTTTGGCTTTGCCAGATTTCACGACTATGGCGGATTTGGGCGCATCACTTTTGACAATGGGTTGTGAATCTGTCTTTGCCTAATAAGCTTACACTATCCACTTGGGGCGTTTTAAGAACTTTATTTATGTCTGATACGGTTATTCGGGTTGAAAATTTGGGCAAGAAGTACGTCATTGGCCATCAAAAGCAGTAACGCTATAGGTTGCTGCGGGATGTGTTGACGAAAAAGGCTCGTTCTTTGGGGCAAATTTTTAGTCGTAATGGCCACCGGAAAGATCCCACCTATGGGTCATTCTGGGCTTTATAAGGATGTGTCTTTTGAGATCAAGTAGGGCGATCTCGCAGAGATACGCTACACGGTGCGCCTGGGGATTATTGGTCACAATGGGGCGGGGAGGTCAACGCTGTTAAAGATTCTCAGCCGGATTACGGAGCCGACAGAGGGACGGATTTCGATTAAGGGTCGGGTGGCGAGTTTGGTGGAGGTGGGAACGGGTTTCCTCCTGAACTGACAGGGCGGGCAGTTTTTGATGACGATTCCCAACAGGCATATTTGCTAAAATGCTCACCAAGTAACTACAAAAAAGAAAGTTCTATGGCTCAGACCACCATGCCTCCGTCACTTTATGAACAGGACTATCCTGCATGGCTGGATTTAACTCTGGCCCAACTTAAGAGTCAGGACTTCGGCGCCCTTGACTGGGTTAATTTAATTGAGGAAATAGAGGAGTTGGGTCGAGAACAACGCCATAAGGTTGAAAGCTATTTATTGCGCCTGCTGATTCACCTATTACTGTACGAGTATTGGCAAGCTGAACGTCCTTGGTCTGGCAAAGGTTGGGAAAAAGAAATTGATAATTTTCGATTAGAATTAGATTTTCTGCTGGAATCTCAAGTTCTTTGCAATTATTTTTTATCTATTCTGGAGAAAAGTTATGCTAAGGCTCGAAAATGGGCTATTAGAAAATCTAACCTACCGCCATTAACCTTTCCGGAAACTTGTCCTTATTCATCTGAGAAGATTCTTGACTTTGGCTGGTTACCCCCAGTCATTTCGTCATGAAAACTCAAGTTCATCCCAAAAAACTATTGGGTTGATCTCCACACAAATGCCATCATCAAAAATTAATTGTTATGATAATCGCACCAGAGAAATCTAAACCGGCGGATAATTACTTAATCTTATCTAATATTTCTTGGGAAAAATTCGAGCAGATTGAAATCACTTTTGCCGATGTGGAAGGAGTCAGATTTGTTTATTTGGACGGTGAATTAGGAATTATGATTTTAGGTGCGAAGCATGAATATTACAAGAGGACGATCAGTTTATTGCTGGAAGCGTATTTAAGGGCAACGAATATTAGATTTTACAGTGGTGGAAGTGCGACATTAGGCAATAAAAATATAACGGGCAGAAAGGAACCAGATGAGTCCTATCGCCTTGACAATAAAAAAGAAATTCCTGATTTAGTGATTGAAGTAATTATCAGCAGTGGCAATATAAATATTTTGGAAATATACCGTCGCATTGGTATTCCTGAAGTCTGGTTCTATGAAGATGGGGGGTTAACGGTTTATAGTTTAATAGACCAGCAATATAACAAAGTTAACCACAGCAATTTATTGCCGGATTTAAATCTAGAGATTGTGACAGAATATATTAACCATCCTGATCAGTATGATGCGGTAACGGAACTTGTCAACGAATTATAATTTTTGCCCTTCTGAGATTCTACGGCTGTGAATCTGTGAATGTATCACCTCTGGAGGATTACCGATTACAGGTCATCTTTGATGATGGTCAGTAAATGCTCTTAGACCTCAAGAATGTAATTGTAAATAGAGAATTTTTTGGCCAGAGGGGGAAGATTTAGGGTTCAAAGCAAGGGCTAAACTTTGCCAGTATTCTGCCATTGATGAATCGATTAAAACCTCTCAGTTTGTCCGCAACAAGGGTTTCCACTTTTTCGGGACAAGGTCAGTGGGGTAAACTGCTCATGTATAACGCTCAATCCTTACCACTCCACCATAAAAACTAAATTTCTTCTCTCCCCTCTTTTTTATATTCTCTTTAGAAATGACCTCTAAAAGAGAGAGTTATCAGTTTGGGCAATGAACAAAGACGCAAAACTGTATGAGTAAAATTTTAGTGACGGGGGCGGCGGGATTTATTGGTTTTCATTTATGCCGACGTTTATTGGCCGATGGCAAAGTTGTTACGGGTCTGGATAATCTCAATGATTATTATGATGTTTCCCTTAAGGAAGCTCGTTTGGTTCAATTACAAGCACAGCCAAATTTTAGCTTTACGAAACTTGATCTATCAGATCGCCAAGGGATGGCGGAGTTATTTGCCCAGGAGAAGCCAGATTTGGTGGTGCATTTAGCGGCCCAGGCGGGGGTGAGACATTCTCTTCAGAATCCCCACGCCTATGTGGACAGTAATCTGGTGGGGTTTGTCAATGTGTTGGAGGGCTGTCGCCATCATTCGGTCAACCATTTGGTCTATGCGTCGTCCAGTTCGGTATATGGAGCGAATCAAAAAATTCCTTTTGCGGTGACGGATAATGTGGACCAGCCGGTGAGTTTGTATGCGGCAACGAAGAAGGCCAATGAGTTGATGGCCCACACCTATAGTCATCTTTATGGGCTACCGACGACGGGACTACGGTTTTTTACGGTCTATGGCCCCTGGGGTCGGCCGGATATGGCTTATTTTTCTTTCACTAGGGCAATTTTGGCGGGGGAACCGATTAAGGTGTTTAACCACGGGCAGATGCGGCGAGATTTCACCTATATTGATGATGTAATTGAGGGGCTGGTGCGGGTGCTTGGCCATGTTCCCGGTGCTGAAGCTATGACCCCCTATCGTCTTTACAATATTGGCAACCATAGTCCGGTTAACTTGGGAGATTTTATTGCTATTTTGGAGCAATGTTTGGGAAAAAGGGCAGAGAAGGTTTTGTTGCCGATGCAACCAGGGGATGTGCCGGAAACCTATGCTGATGTGGAGAATTTGATGGCAGATGTGGGCTTTTCTCCGGCCACTCCTTTGGCTGTGGGTTTGGACAAGTTCACCAGTTGGTATCGGAGGTTTTATGGTTGATGATGCTCTTCCTCAGCAGGTCATACAGTGTTACATGTTTGTTGAATCGTATTGTTTCCCTCGATGAATGATTATCGAGGAGCTTTGTCGGATAAGTTGTTTTATTTATTGCAGTTTTGTTTGGTTTTTATGTCTGATACGGTCATTCGGGTTGAAAATTTGGGTAAGAAGTATGTCATTGGTCACCAGAAGCAGGAACGCTATACGGCGTTGCGGGATGTGCTGGCGGACAAGGCTCGTTCGGTGGGTCAGCTTTTTAGTCGCAATGGTCAGCGGGAAGATCCCACCCATGAGGAATTCTGGGCTTTGAAGGATGTCTCTTTTGAGATCAAACAAGGTGATCGGGTGGGCATTATTGGCCGCAATGGAGCGGGGAAGTCAACACTATTGAAGATTCTCAGCCGGATCACAGAACCGACGGAAGGGCGCATTTCGATTAAGGGTCGGGTGGCAAGTTTGTTGGAGGTGGGAACGGGTTTCCATCCTGAACTGACGGGGCGGGAGAATATCTATCTAAATGGGGCAATCCTGGGGATGAGTAAGCGGGAGATTCGTCGCAAGTTTGATGAGATTGTGGATTTTGCAGAGGTGGAAAAGTTTCTTGATACGCCTGTCAAACGCTACTCATCAGGCATGTATGTGCGGTTGGCATTTGCGGTGGCGGCCCATTTGGAGCCGGAGATTTTGATTGTGGATGAGGTGTTGGCGGTGGGGGATGCTCAATTTCAAAAAAAGTGTTTGGGAAAAATGGAGGATGTGGCAACGAATGAAGGAAGAACAGTCTTGTTTGTTAGT is a window of Synechocystis sp. PCC 7338 DNA encoding:
- a CDS encoding type II toxin-antitoxin system HicA family toxin — its product is MKSVSGKKLAKILRKRGWQLVRTKGSHHQYRKEGVTVAIPIHGNVDLKIGLLKTIMRQTNLQENDLL
- a CDS encoding ATP-binding cassette domain-containing protein is translated as MRLGIIGHNGAGRSTLLKILSRITEPTEGRISIKGRVASLVEVGTGFLLN
- a CDS encoding DUF29 domain-containing protein, whose protein sequence is MAQTTMPPSLYEQDYPAWLDLTLAQLKSQDFGALDWVNLIEEIEELGREQRHKVESYLLRLLIHLLLYEYWQAERPWSGKGWEKEIDNFRLELDFLLESQVLCNYFLSILEKSYAKARKWAIRKSNLPPLTFPETCPYSSEKILDFGWLPPVISS
- a CDS encoding Uma2 family endonuclease; its protein translation is MIIAPEKSKPADNYLILSNISWEKFEQIEITFADVEGVRFVYLDGELGIMILGAKHEYYKRTISLLLEAYLRATNIRFYSGGSATLGNKNITGRKEPDESYRLDNKKEIPDLVIEVIISSGNINILEIYRRIGIPEVWFYEDGGLTVYSLIDQQYNKVNHSNLLPDLNLEIVTEYINHPDQYDAVTELVNEL
- a CDS encoding NAD-dependent epimerase, which produces MSKILVTGAAGFIGFHLCRRLLADGKVVTGLDNLNDYYDVSLKEARLVQLQAQPNFSFTKLDLSDRQGMAELFAQEKPDLVVHLAAQAGVRHSLQNPHAYVDSNLVGFVNVLEGCRHHSVNHLVYASSSSVYGANQKIPFAVTDNVDQPVSLYAATKKANELMAHTYSHLYGLPTTGLRFFTVYGPWGRPDMAYFSFTRAILAGEPIKVFNHGQMRRDFTYIDDVIEGLVRVLGHVPGAEAMTPYRLYNIGNHSPVNLGDFIAILEQCLGKRAEKVLLPMQPGDVPETYADVENLMADVGFSPATPLAVGLDKFTSWYRRFYG
- a CDS encoding ABC transporter ATP-binding protein is translated as MSDTVIRVENLGKKYVIGHQKQERYTALRDVLADKARSVGQLFSRNGQREDPTHEEFWALKDVSFEIKQGDRVGIIGRNGAGKSTLLKILSRITEPTEGRISIKGRVASLLEVGTGFHPELTGRENIYLNGAILGMSKREIRRKFDEIVDFAEVEKFLDTPVKRYSSGMYVRLAFAVAAHLEPEILIVDEVLAVGDAQFQKKCLGKMEDVATNEGRTVLFVSHNVAAIKSLCDIALYLDKGNPKYMGNVDKAFSVYLNSSSSNSAPYIKATEEKDTIAQIISVKVVNECDELSSQYTYDESIFIKLLLSFRETVSNVYIAVHVHDSNMETILFTRDFGSIQDSLLERVAGEYNFSVTIPASTLVPGNYRVSVHVAFSSPPQLIDGMDHVCPFEIIDSNSENARRGFPWKGKVSIPLKWNKIQV